The DNA sequence TTCGATGGCGACGTTGTCCCCCGGCATCACCATCTCCACTCCTTCCGGCAGGGTAACGACACCGGTGACGTCGGTAGTGCGCAGGTAGAATTGGGGCCGGTAGCCGCTGAAGAAGGGGGTGTGACGCCCGCCTTCCTCTTTATTGAGGACGTAGACCTCGGCCTTGAACTTGGTGTGGGGGGTGATCGAACCCGGCTTGGCTACTACCTGGCCGCGCTCCACCTCATCTTTCTTGGTGCCGCGCAGCAGGATGCCGATATTATCGCCCGCCTGTCCCTGGTCCAGGATCTTGCGGAACATCTCCACCCCGGTGCAAACGGTCTTGAAGGTGGGGCCGAACCCGACGATCTCGACTTCCTCCTGGACCTTGATGATGCCCCGCTCCACCCGGCCGGTGACGACGGTACCCCGTCCCGAGATAGAGAAGACGTCTTCGATGGGCATCAGGAAGGGTTTGTCGACATCCCGGACCGGCTCGGGGATATAGCCATCTACCGCCTTCATCAGCTCGAAGATACAGGCCGCCGCCTCGGATTTGGGGTCGTCCGATTCCAGCGCCTTCAGGGCCGAACCCTTGACGATCGGGATATCATCCCCCGGAAAATCGTATTTGGAGAGCAACTCTCGCAGTTCCAGTTCCACCAGTTCGATGAGCTCGGGGTCGTCCACCATGTCCACTTTGTTCAGGAAGACGACGATGTAGGGTACGCCCACCTGCCGGGCCAGCAGGATGTGCTCCCGGGTCTGGGGCATGGGACCGTCGTCGGCTCCCACCACCAGGATGGCGCCGTCCATCTGGGCCGCTCCGGTGATCATGTTCTTGATATAGTCGGCGTGCCCCGGACAATCCACATGGGCATAATGGCGATTGTCCGTCTCGTATTCGACGTGGGCCGTGGCAATGGTGATCCCCCGCTCTTTTTCTTCCGGCGCCTTGTCGATCTGGTCAAAAGGCACGTATTCCGCCATCCCTTTCAACGACAGATGTTTGGTAATCGCCGCCGTCAGCGTTGTCTTGCCATGGTCAATATGCCCGATCGTACCGATGTTGACGTGGGGCTTCTTCCGCTCAAACTTCTTCTTGGCCATGATGTATTCCTCCTGGTAACCCTCACCGAGAACTTTTTTTCAGAATATTTTTACTAAGGCCTGCTGCGACCGATAATCTCTTCTGCCAGACTTTGAGGTACCGGCTCATAGTGGTCAAATTGCATCGTGAAAGTAGCCCGTCCCTGAGTGGCATTGCGCAGGTCGGTGGCATATCCGAACATTGTGGCCAGCGGCGCTTCTGCCTGAATGATCTGCAGCCCCTTCCGGCTCTCCAAATTCTTGATCCTGCCTCTGCGAGAGTTTAGATCGCCGATGGCCTCGCCGACAAATTCCTCGGGGGCAACTACTTCCAGACTCATAACCGGCTCCAACAAAATGGGCTTTGCTTTCTTGGCGCCTTCTTTGAGAGCCATGGATCCGGCGATGTGAAAGGCCCGTTCCGAGGAGTCGACCTCGTGATAAGAGCCATCCACCAGAGAAACATGCACATCAACCATCGGGAATCCGGCCAGCACCCCGTTTTCCAAAGCCTCCCGGACGCCCTTCTCGACTGCCGGAATATACTCCCTGGGAACCACTCCGCCCACGATGTGATCTTCGAATTCAACGCCTGTCCCCGGAGGCAAAGGCTGGAGCTTTAACCAGACATGCCCGAATTGGCCGCGTCCACCGGTTTGACGAATAAATCGCCCTTCTGCTTCAACCGGCTGGGTGATGGTCTCCCGGTAAGAAACTTGAGGCTGTCCCACCTGGGCATCGACCTTAAACTCCCGCATCAGGCGGTCAACGATGATCTCCAGGTGTAGCTCTCCCATTCCGGCGATAATGGTCTGGCCCGTCTGAGCGTCGGTATGTACTCGAAAAGACGGATCTTCAGCCATGATCTTGTTCAGCGCCTGTCCTAACTTATCCTGATCGGCTTTGGTCTTGGGTTCGATGGCAACGTCAATCACCGGGACCGGTATTTCCAAACTCTCAAGAATGATCGGCGCCCGTTCATCGCACAGGGTGTCTCCGGTGCTGGTCTGACGCAATCCGACTGCGGCAATGATATCCCCGGCGCTGGCTTCCTTGATTTCTTCACGTTTGTTGGCGTGCATCTTCAGGAGGCGACCGATCTTCTCTTTCGTTCCCTTGTTGGCGTTATACACCGAACTGCCGCTGAAAAGAGTTCCAGAGTAGAGGCGCAGGAACGTTAAGTGTCCAACGTAAGGATCGGAAAGCAGTTTGAAGGCCAACGCAGTCAAGGGACCTTTTTCGTCGGCCGGCCGTTGGACAATCTCTCCGCGGTCGTTTATGCCTTGGATAGGAGGAACGTCGTTTGGGGCCGGGAGATAATTGATTACTGCATCCAACAGGGGCTGGATGCCCTTGTTTTTGAAGGCGGACCCACAAAGAACCGGCGTTACCTTGAGGCCAATGGTCCCTCGGCGCAAGACATTACGGAGAGCGGCCGCTTCCACCGGTTCGTCTTCCAGATAGCATCTCATGATCTCATCATCCAACTCAGCCAGCGTTGCCACCATGCGGTTGCGATATTCCTCGGCCTGAGAAGTGGCCTCCGCAGGGATCTGGGCCACCCGGTATGTGGCCCCTAAATTATCTTCGTCGTAAATCAACGCTTGCATTTCGATAAGATCTATAATTCCTTGGAATTTGTCTTCACTGCCTAAAGGCAGTTGGATAAGCACCGGGTTGGCCTGCAATCTATCAATAATCATCCGCAGGGTGCGAAAAACGTCTGCGCCGATCCTATCCATCTTATTGATAAAAGCTAAGCGCGGTACATTATAGCGATCTGCTTGCCGCCATACTGTTTCCGACTGCGGTTCCACCCCCGCGACGGCATCGAAAACCGCAATTGCACCGTCAAGTACCCGCAGAGAACGCTCCACCTCAATGGTAAAATCAACATGGCCAGGGGTGTCAATAATATTGATCCGATGGTCCTTCCAGAAACAGGTGGTTGCAGCCGAGGTAATGGTGATTCCCCGCTCCTGTTCCTGCTCCATCCAATCCATTACCGCCTGACCGTCGTGGACCTCCCCTATTTTGTACGTCACCCCGGTATAGTAAAGGATGCGCTCCGTTGTTGTTGTCTTGCCCGCATCTATATGGGCCATGATGCCAATATCCCGAATTCGCGATATTGGGATGTTAGAAGTCAAAACTGATTTCCTGTCTATTAAGCTGTCTTACCATCGGTAGTGGGCAAAGGCCTTATTCGCTTCCGCCATCCGGTGTGTATC is a window from the Desulfobacca acetoxidans DSM 11109 genome containing:
- the tuf gene encoding elongation factor Tu, encoding MAKKKFERKKPHVNIGTIGHIDHGKTTLTAAITKHLSLKGMAEYVPFDQIDKAPEEKERGITIATAHVEYETDNRHYAHVDCPGHADYIKNMITGAAQMDGAILVVGADDGPMPQTREHILLARQVGVPYIVVFLNKVDMVDDPELIELVELELRELLSKYDFPGDDIPIVKGSALKALESDDPKSEAAACIFELMKAVDGYIPEPVRDVDKPFLMPIEDVFSISGRGTVVTGRVERGIIKVQEEVEIVGFGPTFKTVCTGVEMFRKILDQGQAGDNIGILLRGTKKDEVERGQVVAKPGSITPHTKFKAEVYVLNKEEGGRHTPFFSGYRPQFYLRTTDVTGVVTLPEGVEMVMPGDNVAIEVHLITPVALEKELRFAIREGGRTVGAGVVTEIVE
- the fusA gene encoding elongation factor G, with protein sequence MTSNIPISRIRDIGIMAHIDAGKTTTTERILYYTGVTYKIGEVHDGQAVMDWMEQEQERGITITSAATTCFWKDHRINIIDTPGHVDFTIEVERSLRVLDGAIAVFDAVAGVEPQSETVWRQADRYNVPRLAFINKMDRIGADVFRTLRMIIDRLQANPVLIQLPLGSEDKFQGIIDLIEMQALIYDEDNLGATYRVAQIPAEATSQAEEYRNRMVATLAELDDEIMRCYLEDEPVEAAALRNVLRRGTIGLKVTPVLCGSAFKNKGIQPLLDAVINYLPAPNDVPPIQGINDRGEIVQRPADEKGPLTALAFKLLSDPYVGHLTFLRLYSGTLFSGSSVYNANKGTKEKIGRLLKMHANKREEIKEASAGDIIAAVGLRQTSTGDTLCDERAPIILESLEIPVPVIDVAIEPKTKADQDKLGQALNKIMAEDPSFRVHTDAQTGQTIIAGMGELHLEIIVDRLMREFKVDAQVGQPQVSYRETITQPVEAEGRFIRQTGGRGQFGHVWLKLQPLPPGTGVEFEDHIVGGVVPREYIPAVEKGVREALENGVLAGFPMVDVHVSLVDGSYHEVDSSERAFHIAGSMALKEGAKKAKPILLEPVMSLEVVAPEEFVGEAIGDLNSRRGRIKNLESRKGLQIIQAEAPLATMFGYATDLRNATQGRATFTMQFDHYEPVPQSLAEEIIGRSRP